A genomic stretch from Pomacea canaliculata isolate SZHN2017 linkage group LG2, ASM307304v1, whole genome shotgun sequence includes:
- the LOC112556708 gene encoding eukaryotic translation initiation factor 5B-like isoform X2: MAEAREETTKWPMQGKVKEGSLSDFFEHARHQMCKQWSVHEDGVLAYKLQEEEIDHHYGMNRQNRRTVRDDIPVAKVVQTEEEIEQQKERLRKLAALQAQAEADEIVARKVNRQLQDEARRREAVRELEDEDLARLLQEKEKKKYERYLEKKRERKLKKEREKLEQQLARTTEEARLVLPDASKKNVDQVAGDLEAMRLNESASSGGSTRPANSATRVTPAGRIEDDGDFSDFYAVPPDGVRPEEWELVQQQQDEELARLLQEQEHKRSKAEVDKAKLREIEMRDEQLALIMQEQEKLKMKKYKQKRQQQKEQKRLERQLSGQEGLPLGASANMLAQLVGQEGLSLGPSAVMTQAAVGSSSPDHSHHRYRRNSYTKSIDNGPAHIEVPSDFAAMASGSPKYKTVIDVSHASSSHRQGRSGDLSPDDAPEVLRWLQSQGAEVEEDVGRQRLQCPQSLTPSPPVSHPSDEEEFVRRQGTPTTYNIAAAIDPTYHRRQQELENHHQTPVKSQIPVSRSLPIAVGPLEWEPGGQSSLRRLRDPTNPLSLDSGEATFEELSNGGGYGPVQGQKRNRKPIPAVDQKAGKGGNCKQQ, encoded by the exons ATGgcagaagcaagagaagaaacGACGAAATGGCCGATGCAGGGAAAAGTTAAGGAGG gGTCTTTATCAGATTTCTTTGAGCATGCGCGTCATCAGA TGTGCAAACAGTGGTCTGTTCATGAAGATGGGGTCCTCGCCTACAAACTGCAGGAGGAGGAAA TTGATCATCATTATGGGATGAACCGTCAGAACCGCCGCACAGTGCGAGACGATATCCCAGTAGCAAAAGTTGTTCAGACAGAAGAGGAAATAGAGCAGCAGAAAGAGCGACTTCGGAAGCTTGCTGCACTGCAAGCTCA GGCTGAAGCAGATGAAATTGTAGCTCGAAAAGTGAACCGTCAGCTACAGGACGAAGCAAGAAGAAGAGAAGCTGTGAGAGAACTTGAAGATGAG GATCTTGCTCGACTgttgcaagaaaaagaaaagaagaagtatGAGCGATATTTGGAGAAAAAGCGAGAACGAAAGTTGAAAAAGGAGCGTGAAAAACTTGAGCAGCAACTTGCTCGGACCACAGAAGAAGCACGCCTTGTCCTGCCCGATGCAA GTAAGAAAAATGTGGACCAGGTGGCTGGTGACCTTGAGGCAATGAGACTGAATGAGTCGGCTTCCTCAGGTGGTAGTACACGGCCGGCCAATTCTGCAACTAG AGTAACGCCAGCAGGACGAATCGAGGATGATGGAGATTTCAGTGACTTCTATGCTGTTCCACCAGATGGTGTACGTCCTGAGGAGTGGGAGCTGGTACAACAGCAGCAGGATGAA gAACTGGCCAGACTGttacaagaacaagaacacaaa AGATCAAAGGCGGAAGTTGACAAGGCAAAGCTTCGAGAGATCGAAATGCGGGATGAACAACTGGCTCTGATTATGCAGGAACAAGAAAAGCTcaagatgaaaaaatacaaacagaaacgTCAGCAGCAGAAGGAACAAAAGAGACTAGAA CGACAGCTTTCAGGTCAAGAAGGATTACCTTTGGGGGCATCAGCAAATATGTTGGCACAACTTGTTGGACAGGAAGGATTGTCTTTGGGTCCTTCAGCTGTGATgacacaggctgctgttggctcATCATCCCCCGACCACAGTCACCATCGCTATCGTCGTAATAGTTACACCAAGTCAATCGATAATGGTCCTGCACATATAGAGGTCCCCAGTGATTTTGCTGCAATGGCA AGTGGAAGTCCTAAGTACAAAACAGTGATTGATGTCTCACATGCTTCCTCATCACACCGTCAGGGAAGATCAGGGGATTTATCTCCAGATGATGCACCTGAAGTATTGCGCTGGTTGCAGTCACAAGGTGCTGAAGTCGAGGAGGATGTAGGCCGACAGCGGCTACAGTGTCCTCAGTCCCTGACCCCCTCCCCTCCTGTTTCTCATCCCAGCGATGAAGAAGAATTTGTGAG aaGACAAGGTACACCAACCACTTACAATATTGCAGCTGCAATAGATCCAACATACCACCGTCGACAGCAAGAGCTGGAAAACCACCATCAAACACCTGTCAAAAGTCAAATTCCTGTGTCAAGGTCACTTCCGATTGCAG TTGGACCTCTGGAATGGGAGCCAGGTGGGCAAAGCAGTTTGCGGAGACTTAGAG ATCCTACAAATCCATTATCTCTAGATTCTGGTGAGGCTACTTTCGAAGAACTCTCAAATGGTGGAGGTTATGGACCAGTTCAAGGCCAGAAACGAAATCGCAAGCCAATTCCCGCCGTAGACCAGAAAGCTGGCAAGGGAGGGAACTGCAAACAACAGTGA
- the LOC112556708 gene encoding eukaryotic translation initiation factor 5B-like isoform X1, translating to MAEAREETTKWPMQGKVKEGSLSDFFEHARHQMCKQWSVHEDGVLAYKLQEEEIDHHYGMNRQNRRTVRDDIPVAKVVQTEEEIEQQKERLRKLAALQAQAEADEIVARKVNRQLQDEARRREAVRELEDEDLARLLQEKEKKKYERYLEKKRERKLKKEREKLEQQLARTTEEARLVLPDASKKNVDQVAGDLEAMRLNESASSGGSTRPANSATRYRCRVTPAGRIEDDGDFSDFYAVPPDGVRPEEWELVQQQQDEELARLLQEQEHKRSKAEVDKAKLREIEMRDEQLALIMQEQEKLKMKKYKQKRQQQKEQKRLERQLSGQEGLPLGASANMLAQLVGQEGLSLGPSAVMTQAAVGSSSPDHSHHRYRRNSYTKSIDNGPAHIEVPSDFAAMASGSPKYKTVIDVSHASSSHRQGRSGDLSPDDAPEVLRWLQSQGAEVEEDVGRQRLQCPQSLTPSPPVSHPSDEEEFVRRQGTPTTYNIAAAIDPTYHRRQQELENHHQTPVKSQIPVSRSLPIAVGPLEWEPGGQSSLRRLRDPTNPLSLDSGEATFEELSNGGGYGPVQGQKRNRKPIPAVDQKAGKGGNCKQQ from the exons ATGgcagaagcaagagaagaaacGACGAAATGGCCGATGCAGGGAAAAGTTAAGGAGG gGTCTTTATCAGATTTCTTTGAGCATGCGCGTCATCAGA TGTGCAAACAGTGGTCTGTTCATGAAGATGGGGTCCTCGCCTACAAACTGCAGGAGGAGGAAA TTGATCATCATTATGGGATGAACCGTCAGAACCGCCGCACAGTGCGAGACGATATCCCAGTAGCAAAAGTTGTTCAGACAGAAGAGGAAATAGAGCAGCAGAAAGAGCGACTTCGGAAGCTTGCTGCACTGCAAGCTCA GGCTGAAGCAGATGAAATTGTAGCTCGAAAAGTGAACCGTCAGCTACAGGACGAAGCAAGAAGAAGAGAAGCTGTGAGAGAACTTGAAGATGAG GATCTTGCTCGACTgttgcaagaaaaagaaaagaagaagtatGAGCGATATTTGGAGAAAAAGCGAGAACGAAAGTTGAAAAAGGAGCGTGAAAAACTTGAGCAGCAACTTGCTCGGACCACAGAAGAAGCACGCCTTGTCCTGCCCGATGCAA GTAAGAAAAATGTGGACCAGGTGGCTGGTGACCTTGAGGCAATGAGACTGAATGAGTCGGCTTCCTCAGGTGGTAGTACACGGCCGGCCAATTCTGCAACTAGGTATCGATGCAG AGTAACGCCAGCAGGACGAATCGAGGATGATGGAGATTTCAGTGACTTCTATGCTGTTCCACCAGATGGTGTACGTCCTGAGGAGTGGGAGCTGGTACAACAGCAGCAGGATGAA gAACTGGCCAGACTGttacaagaacaagaacacaaa AGATCAAAGGCGGAAGTTGACAAGGCAAAGCTTCGAGAGATCGAAATGCGGGATGAACAACTGGCTCTGATTATGCAGGAACAAGAAAAGCTcaagatgaaaaaatacaaacagaaacgTCAGCAGCAGAAGGAACAAAAGAGACTAGAA CGACAGCTTTCAGGTCAAGAAGGATTACCTTTGGGGGCATCAGCAAATATGTTGGCACAACTTGTTGGACAGGAAGGATTGTCTTTGGGTCCTTCAGCTGTGATgacacaggctgctgttggctcATCATCCCCCGACCACAGTCACCATCGCTATCGTCGTAATAGTTACACCAAGTCAATCGATAATGGTCCTGCACATATAGAGGTCCCCAGTGATTTTGCTGCAATGGCA AGTGGAAGTCCTAAGTACAAAACAGTGATTGATGTCTCACATGCTTCCTCATCACACCGTCAGGGAAGATCAGGGGATTTATCTCCAGATGATGCACCTGAAGTATTGCGCTGGTTGCAGTCACAAGGTGCTGAAGTCGAGGAGGATGTAGGCCGACAGCGGCTACAGTGTCCTCAGTCCCTGACCCCCTCCCCTCCTGTTTCTCATCCCAGCGATGAAGAAGAATTTGTGAG aaGACAAGGTACACCAACCACTTACAATATTGCAGCTGCAATAGATCCAACATACCACCGTCGACAGCAAGAGCTGGAAAACCACCATCAAACACCTGTCAAAAGTCAAATTCCTGTGTCAAGGTCACTTCCGATTGCAG TTGGACCTCTGGAATGGGAGCCAGGTGGGCAAAGCAGTTTGCGGAGACTTAGAG ATCCTACAAATCCATTATCTCTAGATTCTGGTGAGGCTACTTTCGAAGAACTCTCAAATGGTGGAGGTTATGGACCAGTTCAAGGCCAGAAACGAAATCGCAAGCCAATTCCCGCCGTAGACCAGAAAGCTGGCAAGGGAGGGAACTGCAAACAACAGTGA
- the LOC112556708 gene encoding eukaryotic translation initiation factor 5B-like isoform X4, which translates to MAEAREETTKWPMQGKVKEGSLSDFFEHARHQMCKQWSVHEDGVLAYKLQEEEIDHHYGMNRQNRRTVRDDIPVAKVVQTEEEIEQQKERLRKLAALQAQAEADEIVARKVNRQLQDEARRREAVRELEDEDLARLLQEKEKKKYERYLEKKRERKLKKEREKLEQQLARTTEEARLVLPDASKKNVDQVAGDLEAMRLNESASSGGSTRPANSATRYRCRVTPAGRIEDDGDFSDFYAVPPDGVRPEEWELVQQQQDEELARLLQEQEHKRSKAEVDKAKLREIEMRDEQLALIMQEQEKLKMKKYKQKRQQQKEQKRLERQLSGQEGLPLGASANMLAQLVGQEGLSLGPSAVMTQAAVGSSSPDHSHHRYRRNSYTKSIDNGPAHIEVPSDFAAMASGSPKYKTVIDVSHASSSHRQGRSGDLSPDDAPEVLRWLQSQGAEVEEDVGRQRLQCPQSLTPSPPVSHPSDEEEFVRRQGTPTTYNIAAAIDPTYHRRQQELENHHQTPVKSQIPVSRSLPIADPTNPLSLDSGEATFEELSNGGGYGPVQGQKRNRKPIPAVDQKAGKGGNCKQQ; encoded by the exons ATGgcagaagcaagagaagaaacGACGAAATGGCCGATGCAGGGAAAAGTTAAGGAGG gGTCTTTATCAGATTTCTTTGAGCATGCGCGTCATCAGA TGTGCAAACAGTGGTCTGTTCATGAAGATGGGGTCCTCGCCTACAAACTGCAGGAGGAGGAAA TTGATCATCATTATGGGATGAACCGTCAGAACCGCCGCACAGTGCGAGACGATATCCCAGTAGCAAAAGTTGTTCAGACAGAAGAGGAAATAGAGCAGCAGAAAGAGCGACTTCGGAAGCTTGCTGCACTGCAAGCTCA GGCTGAAGCAGATGAAATTGTAGCTCGAAAAGTGAACCGTCAGCTACAGGACGAAGCAAGAAGAAGAGAAGCTGTGAGAGAACTTGAAGATGAG GATCTTGCTCGACTgttgcaagaaaaagaaaagaagaagtatGAGCGATATTTGGAGAAAAAGCGAGAACGAAAGTTGAAAAAGGAGCGTGAAAAACTTGAGCAGCAACTTGCTCGGACCACAGAAGAAGCACGCCTTGTCCTGCCCGATGCAA GTAAGAAAAATGTGGACCAGGTGGCTGGTGACCTTGAGGCAATGAGACTGAATGAGTCGGCTTCCTCAGGTGGTAGTACACGGCCGGCCAATTCTGCAACTAGGTATCGATGCAG AGTAACGCCAGCAGGACGAATCGAGGATGATGGAGATTTCAGTGACTTCTATGCTGTTCCACCAGATGGTGTACGTCCTGAGGAGTGGGAGCTGGTACAACAGCAGCAGGATGAA gAACTGGCCAGACTGttacaagaacaagaacacaaa AGATCAAAGGCGGAAGTTGACAAGGCAAAGCTTCGAGAGATCGAAATGCGGGATGAACAACTGGCTCTGATTATGCAGGAACAAGAAAAGCTcaagatgaaaaaatacaaacagaaacgTCAGCAGCAGAAGGAACAAAAGAGACTAGAA CGACAGCTTTCAGGTCAAGAAGGATTACCTTTGGGGGCATCAGCAAATATGTTGGCACAACTTGTTGGACAGGAAGGATTGTCTTTGGGTCCTTCAGCTGTGATgacacaggctgctgttggctcATCATCCCCCGACCACAGTCACCATCGCTATCGTCGTAATAGTTACACCAAGTCAATCGATAATGGTCCTGCACATATAGAGGTCCCCAGTGATTTTGCTGCAATGGCA AGTGGAAGTCCTAAGTACAAAACAGTGATTGATGTCTCACATGCTTCCTCATCACACCGTCAGGGAAGATCAGGGGATTTATCTCCAGATGATGCACCTGAAGTATTGCGCTGGTTGCAGTCACAAGGTGCTGAAGTCGAGGAGGATGTAGGCCGACAGCGGCTACAGTGTCCTCAGTCCCTGACCCCCTCCCCTCCTGTTTCTCATCCCAGCGATGAAGAAGAATTTGTGAG aaGACAAGGTACACCAACCACTTACAATATTGCAGCTGCAATAGATCCAACATACCACCGTCGACAGCAAGAGCTGGAAAACCACCATCAAACACCTGTCAAAAGTCAAATTCCTGTGTCAAGGTCACTTCCGATTGCAG ATCCTACAAATCCATTATCTCTAGATTCTGGTGAGGCTACTTTCGAAGAACTCTCAAATGGTGGAGGTTATGGACCAGTTCAAGGCCAGAAACGAAATCGCAAGCCAATTCCCGCCGTAGACCAGAAAGCTGGCAAGGGAGGGAACTGCAAACAACAGTGA
- the LOC112556708 gene encoding eukaryotic translation initiation factor 5B-like isoform X3 yields MAEAREETTKWPMQGKVKEVCKQWSVHEDGVLAYKLQEEEIDHHYGMNRQNRRTVRDDIPVAKVVQTEEEIEQQKERLRKLAALQAQAEADEIVARKVNRQLQDEARRREAVRELEDEDLARLLQEKEKKKYERYLEKKRERKLKKEREKLEQQLARTTEEARLVLPDASKKNVDQVAGDLEAMRLNESASSGGSTRPANSATRYRCRVTPAGRIEDDGDFSDFYAVPPDGVRPEEWELVQQQQDEELARLLQEQEHKRSKAEVDKAKLREIEMRDEQLALIMQEQEKLKMKKYKQKRQQQKEQKRLERQLSGQEGLPLGASANMLAQLVGQEGLSLGPSAVMTQAAVGSSSPDHSHHRYRRNSYTKSIDNGPAHIEVPSDFAAMASGSPKYKTVIDVSHASSSHRQGRSGDLSPDDAPEVLRWLQSQGAEVEEDVGRQRLQCPQSLTPSPPVSHPSDEEEFVRRQGTPTTYNIAAAIDPTYHRRQQELENHHQTPVKSQIPVSRSLPIAVGPLEWEPGGQSSLRRLRDPTNPLSLDSGEATFEELSNGGGYGPVQGQKRNRKPIPAVDQKAGKGGNCKQQ; encoded by the exons ATGgcagaagcaagagaagaaacGACGAAATGGCCGATGCAGGGAAAAGTTAAGGAGG TGTGCAAACAGTGGTCTGTTCATGAAGATGGGGTCCTCGCCTACAAACTGCAGGAGGAGGAAA TTGATCATCATTATGGGATGAACCGTCAGAACCGCCGCACAGTGCGAGACGATATCCCAGTAGCAAAAGTTGTTCAGACAGAAGAGGAAATAGAGCAGCAGAAAGAGCGACTTCGGAAGCTTGCTGCACTGCAAGCTCA GGCTGAAGCAGATGAAATTGTAGCTCGAAAAGTGAACCGTCAGCTACAGGACGAAGCAAGAAGAAGAGAAGCTGTGAGAGAACTTGAAGATGAG GATCTTGCTCGACTgttgcaagaaaaagaaaagaagaagtatGAGCGATATTTGGAGAAAAAGCGAGAACGAAAGTTGAAAAAGGAGCGTGAAAAACTTGAGCAGCAACTTGCTCGGACCACAGAAGAAGCACGCCTTGTCCTGCCCGATGCAA GTAAGAAAAATGTGGACCAGGTGGCTGGTGACCTTGAGGCAATGAGACTGAATGAGTCGGCTTCCTCAGGTGGTAGTACACGGCCGGCCAATTCTGCAACTAGGTATCGATGCAG AGTAACGCCAGCAGGACGAATCGAGGATGATGGAGATTTCAGTGACTTCTATGCTGTTCCACCAGATGGTGTACGTCCTGAGGAGTGGGAGCTGGTACAACAGCAGCAGGATGAA gAACTGGCCAGACTGttacaagaacaagaacacaaa AGATCAAAGGCGGAAGTTGACAAGGCAAAGCTTCGAGAGATCGAAATGCGGGATGAACAACTGGCTCTGATTATGCAGGAACAAGAAAAGCTcaagatgaaaaaatacaaacagaaacgTCAGCAGCAGAAGGAACAAAAGAGACTAGAA CGACAGCTTTCAGGTCAAGAAGGATTACCTTTGGGGGCATCAGCAAATATGTTGGCACAACTTGTTGGACAGGAAGGATTGTCTTTGGGTCCTTCAGCTGTGATgacacaggctgctgttggctcATCATCCCCCGACCACAGTCACCATCGCTATCGTCGTAATAGTTACACCAAGTCAATCGATAATGGTCCTGCACATATAGAGGTCCCCAGTGATTTTGCTGCAATGGCA AGTGGAAGTCCTAAGTACAAAACAGTGATTGATGTCTCACATGCTTCCTCATCACACCGTCAGGGAAGATCAGGGGATTTATCTCCAGATGATGCACCTGAAGTATTGCGCTGGTTGCAGTCACAAGGTGCTGAAGTCGAGGAGGATGTAGGCCGACAGCGGCTACAGTGTCCTCAGTCCCTGACCCCCTCCCCTCCTGTTTCTCATCCCAGCGATGAAGAAGAATTTGTGAG aaGACAAGGTACACCAACCACTTACAATATTGCAGCTGCAATAGATCCAACATACCACCGTCGACAGCAAGAGCTGGAAAACCACCATCAAACACCTGTCAAAAGTCAAATTCCTGTGTCAAGGTCACTTCCGATTGCAG TTGGACCTCTGGAATGGGAGCCAGGTGGGCAAAGCAGTTTGCGGAGACTTAGAG ATCCTACAAATCCATTATCTCTAGATTCTGGTGAGGCTACTTTCGAAGAACTCTCAAATGGTGGAGGTTATGGACCAGTTCAAGGCCAGAAACGAAATCGCAAGCCAATTCCCGCCGTAGACCAGAAAGCTGGCAAGGGAGGGAACTGCAAACAACAGTGA